The Fusobacterium simiae genome window below encodes:
- a CDS encoding bifunctional 5,10-methylenetetrahydrofolate dehydrogenase/5,10-methenyltetrahydrofolate cyclohydrolase — protein MLMDGKELAKDIKAKIKAEIDDIKRIYNVSPTVASILVGDDQASQVYVNSQVKSYQDLGIGVQKYFFSKEISEAYLLNLIDKLNKDTEVDGIMINLPLPPQISTTKVLNRIKLIKDVDGFKAENLGLLFQNNEDFISPSTPAGIMALIKGYKIDLEGKDVVVIGRSNIVGKPVAALVLNSHGTVTICNSHTRNLIEKTKNADVLISAVGKPKFITEDMVKEGAVVIDVGINRVNGKLEGDVDFENVQKKASYITPVPGGVGALTVAMLLSNILKSFKANRGII, from the coding sequence ATGTTAATGGATGGAAAAGAGCTGGCAAAAGATATAAAAGCTAAAATAAAGGCTGAAATTGACGATATAAAAAGAATTTATAATGTAAGTCCAACTGTTGCCTCAATATTGGTAGGAGATGATCAAGCCTCACAAGTATATGTAAATTCACAGGTAAAATCTTATCAGGATTTAGGAATAGGAGTTCAAAAATATTTTTTTAGTAAAGAAATATCAGAGGCATATCTTTTAAACTTAATAGACAAGCTAAATAAAGATACAGAAGTAGATGGAATAATGATAAATTTACCTTTGCCACCTCAAATAAGTACTACAAAGGTTTTAAATAGAATAAAACTTATTAAAGATGTAGATGGTTTTAAAGCAGAAAATTTAGGATTATTATTTCAAAATAATGAAGATTTTATATCTCCATCTACACCAGCAGGAATAATGGCATTGATAAAAGGATATAAAATTGATTTAGAAGGAAAAGATGTAGTTGTAATTGGGAGAAGTAATATAGTTGGAAAACCTGTTGCAGCTTTAGTGTTAAATAGCCATGGAACTGTTACTATATGTAATAGTCATACTAGAAATTTAATAGAAAAAACAAAAAATGCTGATGTTTTAATATCAGCAGTTGGGAAACCTAAATTTATCACAGAAGATATGGTAAAAGAGGGTGCAGTAGTAATAGATGTTGGAATAAATAGGGTTAATGGAAAATTAGAGGGAGATGTTGATTTTGAAAATGTTCAAAAGAAAGCATCATACATAACACCTGTTCCAGGAGGAGTAGGGGCATTAACAGTAGCTATGTTACTATCTAATATTTTAAAATCATTTAAAGCCAATAGAGGAATAATTTAA